Genomic window (Gadus macrocephalus chromosome 13, ASM3116895v1):
TGACATACTCCAAGGTCAATCAGCTAGACTTTAACCCTGACACTCTGAACataacaaaatcacacacacagcatgtcactagcatgtgtgtatgtgtaacatGTCCTTTCAAAACGTTTGGTAAGAGCCACTCGGACAGGATAATCTAGTAATCAGTGTGTCTACAAGCCTAAAGGCTCTGGAAAACTCATTTTTGCAGCCTGCCTGTAGGTATGGGCATCTTTGAGTTGAGGCCTCAGCCTTAGTGCCAAGCATCTTCATTATTGCTTTGGAGCTGAAAGTCTCCTAAAATTACTAAATAGCTAATCTTGGATACACATAGttcacacatttccctgttCAGGTAAAACATGTAAAGTTGATCTCTATTGCCCTTCAGGAATTATAGCCTAAGGCATTGACATGGATAATTGTCATGATATATAATGTGCCAAATTTCCTGGCACATTTTGACATGGCTTCATCGTTTGCAGGCTGAGTTCAATACACAGAGTAAAGGTTGTTGAGGCCCACCTGAGGGGAGATGATAGAGAAGTACTTCTGTCCAGACGGCCGCTGGTACAGGAAGTAGAGGTTTCCAGGCTTCTTCACAAGGTTGCAGGCTGCATGGTGGAGGTCTGCATCCTTCTTGGCATCTTCCAAAACCTTCACAATAAGAGCGGACACAAGAAAccaaacactgttacacacaaCATTAATTTATCATCCAGTAGGGATTATATTTTAGGTTATGTTCCAGGTAGATGAGGGGGATCTCTGGATGAAATATAAAGTTCAAACACAACCATGAATTCTGGCACCAAAAGCTTTTATTACACCTGTGCGACCGGAGTATTCAGCGTCAAGCAATGTTAGTATCAACGACAAGGCTTGTTATCTACACAGGTCGAGGTGTTTCTGTTAGGCGATAGACACTTAACCAAACCAATTAACCACAGTTCTGCAAGTTCCGAAGGCCTACCTTCCTGGCCTGCTCCTGGAGGTACCTGATCTGGTCCGCGATCACAGTCAGCCTGTTGCAGGCGTTGGCTTTGATGAAATCATCTCCCTTTAAAAGTAAACACAACAAGCCATGGTATAACTAGATTAATACCAAAGATGCGGATGGATAATCACAAGCCTTTAATAAATCTCAAAATGTTAAAATTCTAGTAAACCACCAAGTTGACGACACCAATGCAAACAATCAAGTGAGCCGTCATTAGCAGCACTTTGGTCATTTCAGCAGCAGTTCCTTTGGCTCTGGGCCTGTAGCGACGTGGTTACATAATTATATAAGATAGTATTTCAGATTTATTTAGGTAAAGGCCAGAAAAAAGAGAAATTCGTCATAATGTGTCAGTTGCATATGTGAATTAAAGTTGCTATTTACCCCAGGTTCCACAGTTTAATCTCAATATTTGCTGCTTGTAATAGCAGCCTATCTTGATCATTCATACATTCTATAATAGATTATATTCCCTCTGCCTTAATTACGCGGATAAAAGCGCAGAGAATTAAACATGTACTTTTTGCACTTGTTCGGCCAGCGACACAAGGTCGGTGGGTGCTCCGAGGCGGTTGGTCTGGTAGGCGCTGACCAGCTCCAGGCCACTGggggcgctgctgctctccacTAAAGTCACTGCAAAGCAAGTCAGAGACACAACCATCCATTACAATGATGGCCATTTAGCCATTTAAACCCAGTTTTAAACAGAATCACAGTAGGAAATAAAGCCACAGAGCTAATAATCGCATATGAAATGCATTGGTGGAGGAGGGCTACACAGTCTAAACGGGGATATGCATTAGAAAAAGTGGGTAATGGGGGGTAACTCAATGTCAACAAACGTAAATAGCAGGGGGCTGGAGTTAAGTAACGTTGGAAATGCAGCTGCTATAGCTCAGGACACAtggcaatacaaatacacagatCATACTGCTGAAACAGCCCTTTATTGCAGTTTGGTTTCCGAAACTATCTTCTGTCACGCCAAAGAGAAATACCGTTCATTTGATCGCACTTTACAAAACAGCGCTCCCCCATTCAACTGTTATGTGACTATACCCCAATATCACCTCCAGCACTCTGAAACAAGTTACAAAACCCCATATGTTCTGGAACCAAATAGATCATTCTGCGTGTTGACAGCGTTATTCATTGCTACTCAAATAAAAGCCTGGTTGTAGATAATCCTACTTGTCCCATGTGTTAAGGGCGAATACATACCTCACAGGAAAGTATTGATCAATTCATTATTGCATTGAGATCATAGATCTTTCTTTTCTTACCTGTAGCGGTTTTGTCAGGCTGATTCGGGAGGCTGACCGTTCtgtccattttattttttgtgttctttAGAATTATTAAGCTAAATTAAAGCACCGATCCGTCAGCCACCCACCGATTGATCGAGTTAAAGCCAGTTTGTTGCACAACAGCAACCAGCAAGAGCATTGTAAAAAGGCAGGAGCATGTGAAGAGACTCCGCCCCGCGTTCTGATTGGACAAGATCGTCCAATGAGTAACGTTTGCGTAAATATGGCTTCATATGCATATGATTTATGAACGTAAACAACTAGAAGATGATACAAAGATGATCGATTTCAAACCATGAAACCTCTTTGTGATCAATAAGCATTTTTTCTGCAATACCTCCCAAATTTCACCGATGTTGAATATTAATTAATCATCGAAAACTGCAGGGAAAAAACGATTTCTAGACATTTCATGCCTATTTGCATACCGCTTATGAAATTAAAACTGTTGATTATATTAAGTTATGTTTTACCATTCAAATATGTTTCTCATCAAACAGCCCTTGGTATCTACACAAATAGTATAGATGTATGCCTATACATAAGGCCaatacatataatacatagtACGGCAATAACTCTTTGTTAATTACAGTTTTCCTCCATTGCATACACAGAAAAAatggaactatgcacacaatgCTGAAAACGTTAAGGTCATCATTTAGCAAACCTGACACAGGCCTCTGGTCTGATCAGGACTGGAGGCGGGGTGCAGACTGatgtagatctgtttcaccgcattttatattcttatttttattttttgtgggcCTACGAAAGACTTTTTTTGAAGTCAGgtcagctgaacattttactgtattacagGTATAAATCAATATTAACTTTGTTAactttttgtatttgtgtactgatttcatcattacatcccccgaaagacagtctaaacatGTTCTTACTgtaatgtttttcattttacttatcagtgAGTTTATAGGTAACATTTGTGTATTCCTATCACTCTAACAATGTTGCAGTATCAAAAGTGCAGTATGACTCTGGGAAGATGGgttgtgagtttagcccattggaCCTCATTGGATAGtttgtatcctattctgatcCAATTGTtttaatgcaatatttatatgatatattcacagtattgtattacaatatggcaacagCCTTTATACTGT
Coding sequences:
- the c13h1orf50 gene encoding uncharacterized protein C1orf50 homolog, encoding MDRTVSLPNQPDKTATVTLVESSSAPSGLELVSAYQTNRLGAPTDLVSLAEQVQKGDDFIKANACNRLTVIADQIRYLQEQARKVLEDAKKDADLHHAACNLVKKPGNLYFLYQRPSGQKYFSIISPQEWGASCPHEFIAGYKLQHDMSWTPLAQVERKDAELAIMSKLINRQTALPACIEPNFEGIGK